The Streptococcus toyakuensis genome has a window encoding:
- the hemH gene encoding ferrochelatase, which produces MKKAILMMTFGSPEEITFEGVADFFTNIRRGVRPQDHEIQTLYDNYVRIGGTPLQKITREEVALVEARLGNEYSVYFANKFSSPFIPDVIGQMEADGIEQCICLILEPHYSFYSVMGYEKFLESKQIQFLVIKDWYQEEALLNYWADEIAKILKYEVKQDSFKIIFSAHSVPIFALDFGDPYIDQIFENSKLVAEKLGLSSEQYTNTWQSESDIGIPWIKPDVLEYLREQTEHPDHYIFVPISFISEHIEVLFDNDVECYDLCQEFGVNYHRPPMPNTDSRLIDALVNTVRANEDQEFKELLPEEETFDELVPSDETKNILAESEDLQMPEFVKKLIEKKGRENVKMPYLIKKMLEKAGKLPKE; this is translated from the coding sequence ATGAAAAAAGCAATTTTAATGATGACTTTCGGTTCGCCAGAAGAGATTACCTTTGAAGGTGTGGCTGATTTTTTCACAAATATTCGTCGTGGAGTGAGACCTCAAGACCACGAGATTCAAACACTCTATGATAATTATGTACGTATTGGAGGTACGCCTCTGCAAAAAATTACCCGTGAAGAGGTTGCCTTGGTAGAAGCTAGGCTGGGGAATGAGTATAGTGTTTATTTTGCCAACAAGTTTTCCAGTCCCTTTATTCCAGATGTGATCGGTCAGATGGAAGCAGACGGCATTGAGCAGTGTATTTGCTTGATTTTGGAGCCCCATTATTCTTTTTACTCTGTCATGGGATACGAGAAATTTTTAGAAAGCAAACAAATTCAATTTTTGGTTATTAAGGATTGGTATCAAGAAGAAGCGCTCTTAAACTATTGGGCTGATGAAATTGCTAAGATTTTAAAATATGAAGTAAAGCAGGATAGCTTTAAAATCATCTTTTCTGCCCATAGTGTGCCTATTTTTGCCTTGGATTTTGGTGATCCTTATATCGACCAAATTTTTGAAAATAGCAAGTTAGTTGCTGAAAAACTGGGTTTGAGTTCCGAGCAATATACCAATACTTGGCAGAGTGAGAGTGATATCGGTATTCCTTGGATTAAGCCAGATGTATTAGAGTACCTCAGAGAACAGACAGAACATCCAGACCATTATATTTTTGTACCAATCAGCTTTATCAGTGAGCACATTGAAGTCTTGTTTGACAATGATGTGGAATGTTATGACTTGTGTCAGGAATTTGGGGTAAACTACCATCGTCCACCAATGCCCAATACGGATTCTCGCTTGATTGATGCCTTGGTCAATACAGTCAGAGCCAATGAAGATCAAGAGTTTAAGGAATTACTCCCAGAAGAAGAGACCTTTGATGAGTTAGTCCCTTCAGACGAGACGAAAAACATTTTGGCTGAATCTGAAGATTTACAAATGCCAGAATTTGTGAAAAAATTGATTGAGAAAAAAGGTCGGGAGAATGTCAAGATGCCTTATCTTATCAAGAAAATGTTAGAAAAAGCAGGCAAGTTACCCAAAGAGTAA
- the pepT gene encoding peptidase T encodes MTYPNLLDRFLTYVKVNTRSDEHSTTTPSTQSQVDFATNVLIPEMKRVGLQNVYYLPNGFAIGTLPANDPSLTRKIGFISHMDTADFNAEGVKPQVIENYDGGVIELGNSGFKLDPADFKSLEKYPGQTLITTDGTTLLGADDKSGIAEIMTAIEYLTAHPEIKHCEIRVGFGPDEEIGVGANKFDAEDFDVDFAYTVDGGPLGELQYETFSAAGAELHFQGRNVHPGTAKGQMVNALQLAIDFHNQLPENDRPELTEGYQGFYHLMDVIGSVEEARASYIIRDFEKDAFEARKAAMQSIADKMNQELGSDRVTLNLTDQYYNMKEVIEKDMTPITIAKAVMEDLGITPIIEPIRGGTDGSKISFMGIPTPNIFAGGENMHGRFEYVSLQTMERAVDTIIGIVAYED; translated from the coding sequence ATGACTTACCCCAATCTCTTGGACCGCTTCTTGACCTACGTTAAGGTCAACACGCGCTCTGATGAACACTCTACTACTACTCCAAGTACACAGAGTCAGGTTGACTTCGCAACCAATGTTCTTATCCCTGAAATGAAACGTGTTGGATTACAAAATGTTTATTATCTACCAAATGGTTTTGCAATTGGAACCTTGCCAGCCAATGATCCATCTTTAACACGTAAGATTGGCTTCATCTCCCACATGGATACTGCTGATTTTAATGCCGAAGGAGTCAAGCCACAGGTAATTGAAAACTACGATGGTGGTGTGATTGAACTTGGAAATTCTGGTTTCAAACTCGATCCAGCTGACTTTAAGAGTCTAGAGAAATATCCAGGACAAACGCTCATCACAACCGATGGAACAACCTTACTAGGTGCTGATGACAAGTCAGGGATTGCTGAAATTATGACTGCTATTGAATATCTGACTGCCCATCCTGAAATCAAGCACTGTGAGATTCGTGTTGGTTTTGGTCCAGATGAAGAAATCGGTGTTGGTGCCAATAAATTTGATGCAGAAGATTTCGATGTAGATTTTGCCTATACTGTAGATGGCGGACCTCTCGGAGAACTTCAGTACGAGACCTTCTCAGCCGCTGGTGCTGAATTGCATTTCCAAGGACGCAATGTCCACCCTGGTACTGCCAAAGGGCAGATGGTCAATGCCCTTCAGCTAGCAATTGATTTTCATAATCAACTTCCAGAGAATGACCGACCCGAGTTAACAGAAGGTTACCAAGGCTTCTACCACCTAATGGATGTGATAGGTAGTGTCGAAGAGGCGCGTGCAAGCTACATCATTCGTGATTTTGAAAAAGATGCCTTTGAAGCTCGTAAAGCAGCAATGCAGTCTATCGCTGATAAGATGAATCAAGAACTTGGTAGCGACCGTGTCACCCTAAACTTGACAGACCAGTACTACAATATGAAAGAAGTCATTGAGAAAGATATGACTCCAATTACCATTGCCAAAGCCGTTATGGAAGATTTGGGTATTACTCCTATTATCGAACCAATTCGTGGAGGGACAGACGGCTCTAAGATTTCCTTTATGGGAATCCCAACTCCTAATATCTTTGCGGGAGGAGAAAATATGCATGGACGTTTTGAATACGTCAGCCTTCAGACTATGGAACGTGCAGTTGATACCATCATTGGTATCGTAGCTTATGAAGACTAA